GCAAAGTGTCAGGTGCTGCATTTTATGTTTTCTCTCCTGTGCTTCTCCCTGCCCAGCAAACACAGAGCCGTGCCTCAGGGACTGAGTGCCCGTGCTGATTATGAGCGAGCAGAGTCACGTGAACAGCCTGTTCCTCAATGAGGATGCAGCCAAGCGGCTCAATGCGGAGAGCCGGGTGCAGCGCTTCCAGCAGGCAGTGCAGAAGCGGGCAGCACGGGCCAAGAAGCGGATGCACAGCATCACTGCAGACAGCGCTAAAAGCTTCTTTAGGAGAAATGCGTTTGTCCTCTTCACCATTGCAGCAGTCTTACTGGGTATGAAGCTGGTGGCAACACTGGGCACCATTTATAATTGTGGGGGAAAGTCCATCTATTCcccaaagattttattttattgtaacgATTTGGCTGGGGAGGTGAAGGTGAAGAACCGTTGTGCCTGAAGCTGTATTCACAGAAAGCTTCTGAGCAAACCTGATGATATTTATGAGGACTAGTAGAGCTGAATCAGCAAACCCTTTCTGTTGTAGATTGTGCCTAAGCTCTAGCCAGAAGGGGACAATGAGGACTCCTTCACACACATCCTCTGCGAGGACTTTTGGTCCCACACACAAAGTTGCTTGTGATATGGATAATATTTTGACTGCTGCTAATCAGCCAGCCTCAAGTTGAACTCCAAATGGAGCAGTCTTACCAGAGGTTTGCTGGAAGCATTATAACCATGCTGTCTTTTTAGTCAGGTAAAAAGTATCCCCAGAGCTGTAGCTCCATGGTACCCAAAGAGGGGACTGAGACAAAGGACTGTGACACAATGCACACTAAAGCTGTCCAGCAGATAGTGGATTGTCCCTAGCTTTTAACCCAGGCTGGTTGTCTCTATCTCACTGGCCGAGCTCAGCCACTTTAACAGATTGATGGGTGAAGTCTGTGAGCTGTGTAGTCACGCTTAGGTTATGCTAGGGGATCACTATCTCTGGTCACAGCATTTTTGTGTCAGTGAGCCTCCTGGGAACAGACCCCAGAAGAGCAGCAGACAGTGCAGCAGGGGGACTTGTGGTTCAGCACAAGGCTCCTGTCTgcgtaagtgtgtgtgtgtgtgtgtgtgtgtgtgtgtatgagagagaaagagagaaagagagaaagagagagagagagagagcatacAGCAAAAACTGGATCATAGCGGTTCAGAAGAAGAAGGAGCATTTGCTCCTTCCCGCTTTAGGCAGAggaagagctgaaagaagagggaaagaaaagccaTGGTGTAGGACTGACTGAGGGACGACTCACACCCTCCCATTTCCATTCTCATCCCTTGTTTCACAGGGATCATCCTGGCTTTTTCCCTCCGGCCCTACCAGCTGACCTATCGCCAGATCAAGTatttctccttccctggagagctGCTGATGCGTATGCTCCAGATGCTGGTTCTTCCTCTCATTGTCTCTAGCTTGATTACAGGTGAGAAGAGCTTTCTGGTGCCTGCAGCCAAGGCAATACTCTGCAAAGGCTGCTGCTAGCTGTTGCTGGGATCCCTCTTGATGCTCTGGCTGCAGGTGCTTAGATAAGCTTGACTAATAGTGAAAAGCCTGAGCCTATGGCTGTAATCAACATGATCCAGACTCATAGCCCTGCTGGCTCGGTGCTggggaagagaagcagaaggCCTTGTGCTTTCTCAGAAGAATGGGAGGGATGCAATGTGGTGTTTCCAATGTCCAGTATTTGAGCACTGACAAGGATTTCATCCTGTGTAAAATCCTTTGTAAATTTAAACATTGAAAAGTTTGTTGTCCAAGTCTGATCTAGACTTCCTCCAACCGAGGGAAGGGAGCTGAGCACTACCCAGGGTTGATTTGTGTCAGTCCAAAAGAGCAGGAGTTGATCAGCCAGTGGAGTATCCGTTCTGTTTGGGTTCTCACAGAAGATGCCCCAGACAGTCAGCTTTCAGACAGCGGAAGGGGGGGTGCAGTGCATACCACCCCATGTTAGGTCCCACCAGTAAGGACTTAAAGACCCAATGCACTGTGAGGCAGTTATTTCCCTTCTGAGAAGTTTAGGAGGAAGCTGCTGTATTCCAAAACTCACCCTGAGACCCACGAGTGCTATGTGTCTCCTCTGACTCCTAGGGGGAGCTGTTGTTCTAGTCCTCCTCCATCATTGTCCTGTCCCCTTTATATCCAGGTTTCTCCATAATCACAGGCCACGTTCTCCCATATCTTCATCATCCTGGAGCTCCAAAGTCTGCCCCTTGTGTGCCATGCTCCCTACAGACTCTAGCTCCCTATCCAACTCATGCATGTGCCTTCCATACTTTGAATTTTCCTCCAGTTTCCCCCTTCCCTCTAAGTTAATAGACCTTCTCACCTTGTTTCCCTGTGTGACTCCCCAGGTATGGCCTCGCTTGATGGCAGAGCATCAGGGAAGATGGGGATGCGGGCTGTGGTCTACTACATGGTGACCACCATCATAGCAGTCTTCATTGGCATCCTCATGGTGATCATCATCCACCCAGGGAAAGGATCTAAGGACAAGCTCCACCGAGAAGGCAGAATTGAGCAGGTGCAGACCACAGATGCCTTCATGGACTTGGTGAGGTAGGTGAACAAGCTCGTGTTGTGTGAGAACGTGCTGGACAGTGAGATACCTTCCTCCACTGAATGTCCTTTTGAAGTATCACAGCCTTAGACACACAGTTAGGGGAAGAGAGGTTTCTGGCTGAGACTTTCCCTGCCTACTACTTCTAGTAGGGGGACCATCTTCTTGCTTGTCAGGATGTCAAGAAGCAGAGACCTTGTAACAACTGACAGCCAGGGCTTAAGCTGGTGCTGCCCATGTTTAGGCTTCTGGTTCTGGGGGTAGGAAATGAGCACGGGTGCCCTGTGAACCCTGGCTCTGGGCTTCCAGGATCTTCACCACTGCTCTGAAAATGCCCTCCCTGATGACTATATTCTGAGGGTTTCAAGATGAAGAGTCAGTGTCTCTACTTCTACTAACTGATTGAATCTGGGGGATTTCTGTGGAGGGGAAGGATTTGGTCTTTTGAGGTCACCATTCTTCAGCAACCAGCAGTGGGCTACCAAGATAGCAAGGAACTTCGAGCTCATGCTTTGTAAGGACagactgagggaactgggctgGTTCAGTCTGGGGAATAAGGGGTGATCTAATAGCAGCATACAGCTACTTAAGGGTAGTTACAAAGATGACAAAGCCAAAGTCTTCTCAGTAATGGCAGACATGGTAACAAAGGGTGCTGGCCGCAAATATTGGCTTGAGAGATTCATGTGGGGCATTAGGAAAAGCTTCTTGCCTGGGAATGTTGTGCAACCCTAGGACAGGTCACCAGAAATGTGGAGGATCTCTGTCCCCGAGAGTTTTCAAGACTTGGCTAGACAAAACCATAGGCAGCCGGATCTAGTGTTTGCAATAGTTCCACTTCAAGGGGGATGTTGGACAATGGACCCCCAAACGACCCTTCCAACATTTCTATGATCTATGTTTTATGCTGAAAATGCTGGAAAGATAGGAAGACAGAAGGTGTGTGGTGAGAAAATCATAAGGATCATTCACAGTGTGCAGACCTGCAAGAGTTACTCCATTCCTCACTCCACTCTGAGCTTTTGGGATTTTGTATGCATGTGTAGAAAGGCTTCATGGTTCTAGATCATAAGAGGGTCCATCTGCTCTGTAGCCTGACCTGGCACTGTGACTGTTGTGACTAGAGACACTGCTCCATGATACAGGCATTAGCCAGGAAGACCATGTTTGCTTGCTAGTCAAACAGGACCATAACTCATTCCTTGTTTTATCTACCGCAGGAATATGTTCCCGCCCAACCTGGTAGAAGCCTGCTTCAAACAGGTATGAAATCCTACCTGGCCTACAACCTCCCTTTGTGCCCTGTGCAGTAGACCATGGCCCAACCTACTTTTCTGAGGGATAAGAACAAGGATTGCTTTATACTGCTTTCACACCTCCCCAACTCTGACTGCTCCAGGAGGCATTGCAGTCATCATTTAGCATTATAGCATCCCCCAGTCAAGCTTTTCAAGCTGTCCTGCAGACTGCTTCAAACCCCAGAGTAGACATAGCAGAGCAGCTCTGGCTTCCTGCTTCCAACTCATCCCACACTAAGTCAGAAAGGGCTAGTGTGATCTCAGGTAGCAGACTTGGATTGTCAGTGAAATGGAAGCAGATCTTCCAAGGATTTGTCTCTTTCATAGTGCTAGTGCCCTTGGAAGCAGTATAAAGGGCTGTCACAGGAGCCAGAATATCTGAGCCCAAGAGTTGGGGGTTCTCTAGCTGTGCTCCAAGATAGACACCATTGCCTGTTGGTAAGTAGCATGTTGCTGCAGTCATGGGGTTCAGTATTAGAGGGAGAAACATTATCGTGAATAAAAAAATTTATCAGACAGCAATCTTGATTATTTTATAAACTTGGCACACTGTGATTTAATGCATCTAAATTAAAATTATATGTCTAAGAATGAAGTGTGGAGAGCCCTACAAGGGAGACAGACAATATCCTGGTCTCACAGAAAGCAGGGCTTCTGCAAAGGGTGTGGGGATATTGTGTGTAACATGCAAGTGACCATGAACCTTACTCTATGGTTAAATGGTCTAGTGTGAGCCTTAGATTTCCGAacagagaggaaggaggaagtTAATTTCATATCTGTACCTctcactggaaaaagaaatgctgGGTACAGATAAACTATCTCCTATCACAGTTCAAATGGAGAGGTAGGTGCATTTCTTAACAGAGAAAGTAACTACCCGGGGCAATGTgaaattctgtgtcttttggtATTTTCAATTTGAGATTAAAAAGATGCTTTAGCCATATACAACCACATGTGAGTAGATGCAATAAATGAAACCTGGGTGAAGCTCTCTAGATGTTCCAGTGGTCTCCTTTGGCCTTAAGATATATGAACTTTTGGATCTAAGCACTAAACTAGGGAGTTTGAGGAGAACAAGCAATGCAAGTTTTCCAAACAGGTCAATAGGAACTTGGAGTACTCTCCTTTCTTTAGGATGGGATGCAAGAGCCTAGCATGTTATCCAGAGCTCctgaaccagggcctgtgaatgcATCTCATAACCTATGTCATTTCAGTACAAGACACAGTACACCACCAGGGTCTTCACCAGAACCGTCCTCCACAGCAGCAATGTCACAGCAGGTGTCACAACCACTCAGATCTCTGTGCCTGAGAACTTCACCAGTATCCTGGAGAACGTCACTCATGCCCTGGGGACCCTCTCCGAGGTGCTGACCTTTGAAGAAGTCATTCCCATCCCGGGCTCAGCCAATGGGGTGAACGCGCTGGGGCTGGTAGTGTTCTCCATGTGCTTCGGTTTGGTGATCGGCAGCATGAAGCAGAAGGGACGGGCCCTACGGGAGTTCTTTAACTGCCTCAACGAAGCCATCATGAGGCTGGTGGCCATTATCATCTGGTGAGGAGCACGGCCGGTTGAAGCAGGAGGTCTACAGGTGCAGTTTCCACTGACCTGATGAGAAATGGGGTAGCTTTAAGAATGACATGCACAGGAAAAGCAGATGGGCACAGCTCTCTTTTGGCTCCATCAGCCTGGAGGGAAAAGTCTGGATGggatatttgttcacatttcatttcctgtgttttgtttttaccttAGAAATATCAGGTATACTAGGACATGCTTTCCTTGAGGCTGCTGGAAACTGGAGTGGAAGCCCTCTTAGCCTTACCAAGAGGCTTTCCCACAGAAAGCTTTCCTTCCAGCTATGTTTCAGGAGTCTGACCTAGCTATGAATCAGAATAACTGAATGCCACTTATCTGCTACTCAGGATGGCACCTTTATGCAGTAGCTCTATGAGTTGAGCTGGGTTGGCAAGATCAGCTCAAAGGTACTGCCTTTCAACTTGAGGTCTCCTAGATCCCAACTCTAGAGCTCAGTTGGTTGTTGCTTCCTGTGTAAGGCTGCCTGTGCTACATGGTCCAGATCAGCAAAGCATCGCTGAGATGGGTCTTCTCTAGCAGACAGCATTTTACCAAACCATGTTATTCTAAGTTTTTTTTACCCATCTGGAGCTCAGGCTCTGAACAGGAACTTGTGGAAGGTGCCATGAGACAGGAGAGGAGGGGGACTGAAGTAATAGAATACATAGGCAATGTGTGAGAAGGAAGGAATCTGTCAGATCCACATTCTCTCCTCTGTTTTAGGTCACTCCAGCTTCCTTTCCCTGGTCTCCTAGTCACAGTCTCAGAGCCTGGGCACAGGGGGACAGGCCTtacacagaaagacagaaaggagaAGCACAACCCTCAGTTCATAGCTGAGTGATTCACTGTGTAGCACCAGCCCCTCCAGCATCTTTTCATCCATGGATGAGTCAGAATCTGGTGCCTTGCCTCAGGAGAGATAAAAGACACCCAAGGCAATGAAGGGAGAGCACACAGTGGAATGAGTGGACCTGTACACTACTCTCAGAGCCAATTTCCAGCTGCCTTCAACTTCCCCTtactgtgaaaaaagaaaggGTGTTGATATATATGAGCACATGCTCTCCCCCACAGTGAATAGCAGGTAGTGTCCGGAGAGACCTGACTTCTAAAATCGTGCTGCTATGGGAGGCAGGACTGTTAGCTAAGACCCAGCACAACTCACCAGTGTTGATGGGCTCAGCATTGTCCTGTTCAGAAATTAGTCCAGGTTGTCTCGCTCCTCCCAGTCAGCAATTCTCTCTGGCCCTGAAATCAGCCATGCCTGAAAGTGCTACACTTTGTAgctgcccccccccaaatatgTTGTTCCTGGAGGTACTGATTGCCATGAACTCATATTCTCCCTGCATCTAGTTCACCTGTGGCTGGACTCTACAACTCCCTTCTCTTGTCACTGAAATGAAGGGCTTTTGAGTTTGAAATACTTTGCTTTCAAAAGACTATCTATCTGAAGGCAAGGCTGTGTCAAAAGGCTGAAGTCTGGCCAGTGGGTCATTTCCACTAAAGTAGGCCTAACGAGTGATTAGAATCAGGGGCCTCCAGCAGCTCAGAGGACCAAAAGACATTCCAGAAACATGGGGCATGCTGCAATCCTTCCTGAAGCCTATCCCCACAGTCTGCAGGGTTGGGTGGAATCTCCCAAGAATctggtatttttttcctggagagaTCTGGTCACTATCTGCAGCCAAGAATGTCTTTTATGAAGAAGGTcagaggaaatgaaatatttgtgaaaTCCTTTCCCGAACTTTTCCAAAGCTCCCAGGTTGACTTGGAGTTTGGCATGTGGACCTTTGAGCCTTATGCATGAATTGCATGTGAGCTCCCAAGCTGTGTGAGGCCAAGCCCTGAGAGGTGTGGCCATGGAGCTATGGTTCTCTTTGGTCCAGTTATTTGTCCATGTCCAGTTTAGTGCCCATGACGTTCTCCATGTCTGTGTTACAGCTTCCTTCCTGTGTAGCCTCACTGCTGCTCACGAGGTGCATTTTTAttgggaaaaaaagctgtaaggAATAGAAATGATAGATGTGTACCTCAAAAAGGGGCTGCAGaagagccagggctgcttggcaggtgtTGGTGTGCCCACTCCTTGCTACACCAGCTATGGACTCCCTATATGTTGTGAACTCTTAAAGATAGCAAGGCTAACATCTCAGAGCTTACAGAACACTATCacttttatttcccccttccccattACTTCTCTACTTCTCTACTTCTCCATGTCTCTCAGTAAAAAGATACCCTCAGTCCAAGTTCTGTTAGGGAAGGAAGGGACTGTGAAGACTCCTTTAGATAACCTTCCCCAGCAATGCTACCAGGAGTGTTGAGGAGATGTGTGCAGGAAACCCAGAAGGAGGAGGAAACCTCCAGCAATATCCAGGTTGTGCACATAGCAGAGTACTGAGGTCCCTGACAGTGTGATAAGTGCTGTTGTTTGAGCATACAGTGAACaagtcccagctctctccaggTTGCCGGAGGAAAAACAGCAGTATCATGTGCTGGGCTAGGTTCAGCCAGCACTTCTGTTGTGCTGGTTTATTGCGGATTTGTCCAGAAAGCATGGATTAAAGCAGGTGTGAGAGTGTGGATGCCAGTTCTGAGCATGGCCCTTGTGTTTTTGCCACAGGTATGCCCCAGTTGGGATCATGTTTTTAATTGCTGGCAAAATCCTGGAGATGGATGACTTAGCAGTGATGGGGGGCCAGCTGGGGATGTACACGCTCACTGTCATCGTTGGACTGCTCATTCATGCCCTCTGCATCCTGCCACTGCTCTATTTCATCGTCACCCACAGGAACCCCTGGGTATTCATTGCAGGGCTTCTGCAGGCCCTcatcacagccctgggcacctCCTCAAGGTACGCTGGCTACATAGCCTCTAGAAGGAATAGGGTTGGGGCTGGTGTGGACGCTGTGCCTGCTTCTCAGTACTTCCATTGCTCTCAGTGCAGCACTGAGGCCTCACAATGTTTGCACTGAGCACTATCAGGTCTTTGTACTGGTCCAGCCAAGCTCACTGGGAGTGGAAACTCCCCTGTTCAGGAGCCCTAATCACATGGCCATCTCCAACCATCAGTGCATGACCCGCATTCTTCCTTACCAGAACATGGTGATGACTCTGCTTGCACCACTGAAAGGCTGAGCTCAGGAAACAAACCAAATCCCACTAAATCACAGGATTATTCCCCAGGCACCTGCCTctcacacacatgtgcacattgCTCTCTTTCATGCACGCAGACTGTGTGCATCTAGGACTAGACTCCTAGGAGGCCTGGGCAGAGGCACAAACACCCATACGTTCAGTGCCTCACACTGCCAAGCAACACAGCCAAAGCGTGGGATTGTACAGGTAGCTGTTGTTTCATTCAAGTGCCGTGTTTCTTGCCATGTTCTTTTTCGGGCAAGCAAGTACAATCTCTCCCACATGCATTCTCACAGAGAAACATCAGCACTTTTCTTGCTCAtgttctctttcagaaacaattCTCTGCCACCCGTTTTCCCTTCAAGATATATTCTCACACAAGGGTCATTCTTGCCTTAGGCACTGAGGGTGGGAGAAAGGGATCGAGTTTATTTAATAGCTGAAAGGAGGTTTGATCTTGAGATTTTGTCGTATGTACCCTGAATTCCCCAGCATCACTGTTCTTGGTGTTACACCAGCATCACCAGCATCAGGGCTACACAGCCCCTGTCCCAGCCCCCTGAGGAAAGCCATGTCTGAACGTGCAACTGCAGCATGCACCATATCTGAGGAAGCCTTGCTTAGCCTGTTCTTTCTCCTAGCAGCATCTGGCCTCTGGTTCACATGGCAGGGTGAAAAAACAGGTGGGTAAGGTCATAAACTAGGCAGAGGCTTAGTCCCTCTTCCAAAGTCTGCATATACTTAATTCATGCTGTTTTGTAAATTCCTTTCAGCTCAGCGACTCTGCCCATCACCTTCAGGTGCTTGGAAGAAAACAATGGTGTGGACAGGCGCATCACGAGGTTTGTTCTGCCTGTGGGAGCTACAATTAACATGGATGGTACTGCTCTGTACGAGGCCCTTGCAGCCATCTTCATTGCACAAGTCAACAACTATGAACTTGACTTCGGACAGATCATCACGATAAGGTGCCTGTGGCTTTGGAAAGGGTTATGGGGCTAGAGGAGGGACTCTATTTTTGTTATCTGAGGTACAATCAGGGTCCTCTTCTGCTTGGGAGATATGATGAAAAAAAGGGTGTGGAAAAGGAGGGCGAAACTTCCAATTGTAGAAACAAATATGGTTTGGGCACTgcatctgaagggagggggtGAAGAGGACGGGGACAGACTCTTCATTGGTGCtcggtgataggatgagaggcagtgggcacaaactgaaacacaggaagttccatctgaacataaggaaaaactttttttactgtgagggtgactgagcactggaacaggttgcccagagaggctgtggagtctccacccttggagatattcaaaagccgtttGGATAGGGTGTTGGGCAACGTGCTCTAcctgaccttgcttgagcaggggggttgcactagatgatctctaaaagtctcttccaacctcaaccgttctgtgattctgtgatctttaaGGCTTCATTTGAACCCCTACTGCATTTCCACGTCTGGGCCATCCCTTAGCTAGAGCTGCAGTGTGCAGTCTGCTATGGATGAGTGCCTGGCAGGGGGAagtctggctgcagtgctgatgtcCCACATCACCATCCTGCTCTGTGACCAGAGCAGAAAGGCTGGCAAGGTGGTTTGTAGGTGATAAGCTTGAGCTACTTTCTGAGACTTGTAATACCATCCTTGCTGACATGGACCCTGCAGCAGAAGTGCTGGAAAGGACCTCAACAGGGCCTGGGGGTGCCTGTGTGCTTTGGATgactttctcctttcttcagatCTGTAGGCTGGATCTCCCCTGCCACTCCCAgccctccccagcaaggcaggaaGTAACATTCTGCTCAGATCTGATGGATGTATGCAGAGCTTCCCTTTGCTTTGACACTCTATTTCTCCCACAAGCCAGAGCAGCAGGGCCACCATAGGTGATTGTATGGGACAGCTGCTAATGCAGACCAGCATGTCCTCTTCTGGTCTTACAGCTTCTGAGTTCATCTTTTAGCATGGAAAATGCTGGTCATTTCTTAGCAGGGACAAATATACACTTAGTTCTTATTTAGATGGGAAGAACTGATATCCAAGAGATTCAGGCACATGACATGTTTCCTCCTTGTCCTGCTTTCATTGACATGGTTCCATAAGAATGTGAAACAGAGGTACAGACTGCTCCAGAAATGATTCAAGCTCTATAAAACTGCCTGAAAGTGAGAGCAGCTACTAAAGCAGCTTGGTCTGTTTAGCTTATCAGGTAGAAAGTTAAGAGGTAACTTGGATAAGAAGCCAGGGGATGCAGAAATTCCTGGTTGTGAAGGCACCTTTTATCCTGCAGGCTCAGTGACAGACCAGATGGGACAAATGTGGCCATCTGATCAGACCTCACTGTCCCCAGAGCTCCCAGATGAGCAGGGACAACTCCAAAGAATGGGGAGGCCATGAAACACAGAATATatcctttattttccatttgactTTGTCTAGTTTTCAAATCTGGCCTTTGGATCTTGTCCTGACTCAAAAAATACACCCACATGAGCAGCTCTTCATTTTGAGATCTGACTCAAAATAAATAGCTTTTCTTATGTGGGTATACTCTTCCCAGGAGACAGTTAAGAACTCCACAAGTCAGCAGAGTTTGACTGGTGGCAGCAAGTCATGTACAGATCACACAGtggagaggaaaaacagcacaGCGAGTGGCTGAAGCCTTGCAGAGGAATCACCTACTCTGGCCACCATGAGGCAGAAGCCTGTGGATCGCTAGCAAGAACTGATATGCTGAGAGACCATACTGCTTCATACCAgggacagagctgcagcagcacGTTCATTGCGCTGCAAGCATGTGACTTCTCAGTGCTCATGTCATTCTAATAAAAATGATGGTTATTGGTGATATTTCAAGGGAAACATGAAATACAAGGGAAATAACTTTGTAGTTTGATTATGTTCCCACAGAATCACTTTGCTGATAGCTGTGCTTTCCTGTTCCCCCCAGCATCACCGCCACGGCAGCCAGCATTGGAGCTGCAGGTATTCCCCAGGCAGGACTGGTGACTATGGTCATAGTGTTGACCTCAGTGGGGCTGCCTACTGAAGACATTACGCTGATCATCGCCGTGGACTGGTTTCTGTGAGTTTTctgctcagcagcatgtactgctCTGTGCTTCCTGCCAGTGCTTACAGAGTTCATCTGCACTCCCAGTGTCTCTGCTAAGTAACTTGTTTCATTAATCTCGAAACACACCTTTATCCATGTGACCTTTGCACAGTAGCCCTCTCTGTTCATACTGGAGTCTTCCTCACATACTTCAGGGACCCAAGGCACCAGAGGTCACTTGCAGATCAGCTTGGTCACCAAGCAGAATGTATTTAGCTTGCTTTATCTTGAAAGGCATGCAGAAACTATCTCCAGACCTTTAGGGACAGGTTGTGCCAGTAATATGCAGATTCACACTGCAGAGGCATGGTTCTGTCCTACCAAACAAGGAAGGTGGGATCCCCAGAGACTGTACTGTACAATGTTGATGAGTGTTTAGACAGGTGCTCCATCTCTGCTATCTTTACCTTTTAAAACTTAGGACAAGCAATTTCATAAGAGTGCTCTTAGGAAAAAGGTTGAAGAATGCATTTGTGCATAGCCCTTACTCTCTCAATCTTCTCAGACACAACTCCTGACTCAGGGATACACTGACAGTGTTTTCTGTATTCTTGTATATCTTGTACTGCTGATTTGTAGCCAAAGTCTGCCTCCAGCCATAGCTGAGCAGTTGGAAACAGAGCCTGGCCCAGCACCTCCAATTCTCCTGTGAACTGTGCATAAGATCAGAATTAGCTGGAAAAGGCCCCATTTCCCAAGATGCCAGGTTACCTCTTGTAGTTACCCCCAAAGTTTGATTTCAATCAGGTATAAGAAGTCAGGCAGCTGGATTGGTGGTGGCTTCAACTCTCACATGGCAGTTGTGGCTGTGGAGAATATCTCATTTCAGAGAGGACTTCAGCTTTGCTGTTTAGCATGAAGAATCTGGTGCACCATCTTAGTGTATACTGTCCATTCTCTGGAAATCTTATCCCACAGCTGCGCAAAGTCATATGTTTGTACCAGATTTTTTgcactttttataaaaaaaaaaagcaactgaagtATACCTGATGTTGCAAGGCTTATGTGAGTCTGCAGAAAGACCAAAGCAGACCTTTGGAGATGAAGCTGCCCATGTGGAACCAGAATAACAATGTTTCCCTTATTTTGTGAGAAGTCCAGAACATTACAGTAAGAAATGGGGAATGCAATGGAACAGGTATGAATATGAAGGCTGGCACCTGCAGAGCTCAGGGTTAACAATCAAGCAAAGCTCTCTGAGAGTCATTCAAAGAGCCATAACTGAAAGGCCTCCAGCTGTATAAGCCCCGTTTGCCTGTGCAACCTTAAGTGTTCAGCTCATCAGCTATTTTCCTGTCAATGTTGAAGTACTGATTATTAGACAAATGTGAGAAGTGAAGTTTAATTACAGGTGTTTCTTGAAATACTCTTCATCCCCTTAGCTGATACTGAGaagctgtatttcatttttcttctctctgatttTTCAGGGACCGCCTCAGAACAACTACCAATGTCCTGGGGGATTCTCTGGGTGCTGGCATCGTGGAGCATCTCTCCCGCCATGAGCTGGATGCACAGGACTGCGAACTTGGTAATTCTGTCACTGAGGAGAAAGAACAGCCCTCCCACCCGGTCTGCCcacaaaacaacacacacaagCACCACAGGAGTGACACAGCACTATGAAATCAGGCAGCAGAGCGCAGATTAACGCTGTAAAAAGTCAAGACTTGAAACAGAAATCCATAGTGGAGGACAGAGAAAGATCCACTTTCCAAGAtccagcccccccaccccatcttcTCCTCATATGCAGTCTTTCCTAGTCCCttttcttcctcatc
This is a stretch of genomic DNA from Apteryx mantelli isolate bAptMan1 chromosome 30, bAptMan1.hap1, whole genome shotgun sequence. It encodes these proteins:
- the SLC1A6 gene encoding excitatory amino acid transporter 4 isoform X2 produces the protein MSEQSHVNSLFLNEDAAKRLNAESRVQRFQQAVQKRAARAKKRMHSITADSAKSFFRRNAFVLFTIAAVLLGIILAFSLRPYQLTYRQIKYFSFPGELLMRMLQMLVLPLIVSSLITGMASLDGRASGKMGMRAVVYYMVTTIIAVFIGILMVIIIHPGKGSKDKLHREGRIEQVQTTDAFMDLVRNMFPPNLVEACFKQYKTQYTTRVFTRTVLHSSNVTAGVTTTQISVPENFTSILENVTHALGTLSEVLTFEEVIPIPGSANGVNALGLVVFSMCFGLVIGSMKQKGRALREFFNCLNEAIMRLVAIIIWYAPVGIMFLIAGKILEMDDLAVMGGQLGMYTLTVIVGLLIHALCILPLLYFIVTHRNPWVFIAGLLQALITALGTSSSSATLPITFRCLEENNGVDRRITRFVLPVGATINMDGTALYEALAAIFIAQVNNYELDFGQIITISITATAASIGAAGIPQAGLVTMVIVLTSVGLPTEDITLIIAVDWFLDRLRTTTNVLGDSLGAGIVEHLSRHELDAQDCELDYFSNLSRKH
- the SLC1A6 gene encoding excitatory amino acid transporter 4 isoform X1, yielding MSEQSHVNSLFLNEDAAKRLNAESRVQRFQQAVQKRAARAKKRMHSITADSAKSFFRRNAFVLFTIAAVLLGIILAFSLRPYQLTYRQIKYFSFPGELLMRMLQMLVLPLIVSSLITGMASLDGRASGKMGMRAVVYYMVTTIIAVFIGILMVIIIHPGKGSKDKLHREGRIEQVQTTDAFMDLVRNMFPPNLVEACFKQYKTQYTTRVFTRTVLHSSNVTAGVTTTQISVPENFTSILENVTHALGTLSEVLTFEEVIPIPGSANGVNALGLVVFSMCFGLVIGSMKQKGRALREFFNCLNEAIMRLVAIIIWYAPVGIMFLIAGKILEMDDLAVMGGQLGMYTLTVIVGLLIHALCILPLLYFIVTHRNPWVFIAGLLQALITALGTSSSSATLPITFRCLEENNGVDRRITRFVLPVGATINMDGTALYEALAAIFIAQVNNYELDFGQIITISITATAASIGAAGIPQAGLVTMVIVLTSVGLPTEDITLIIAVDWFLDRLRTTTNVLGDSLGAGIVEHLSRHELDAQDCELGNSVTEEKEQPSHPVCPQNNTHKHHRSDTAL